One Salvelinus fontinalis isolate EN_2023a chromosome 11, ASM2944872v1, whole genome shotgun sequence DNA window includes the following coding sequences:
- the LOC129865254 gene encoding cyclin-dependent kinase inhibitor 1B-like produces the protein MCNNMSNVSLSNGSPTLERVDPRPTDHTKHRIRRNLFGSVDHDEFRRECLVQMKEMEKASIDKWNYDFLNDKPLSQGDYKWEPMKSSDLPDFYSRPPHKRVWPSGNVDHNGNHDYRVRPSCPTNGAELSEETEKSEKQTHCHHSHNLARKRPANPEPQSTGKKSHSSEKDAVVSKSVEQTPSKNDSRTHEH, from the exons ATGTGCAACAACATGTCAAATGTTAGTCTTTCGAATGGGAGTCCGACGTTGGAAAGGGTGGATCCGCGTCCGACGGATCACACGAAGCACCGGATTCGCAGAAATCTTTTCGGATCGGTAGATCACGACGAATTTAGGAGGGAGTGTTTGGTTCAAATGAAAGAGATGGAGAAGGCTTCTATTGACAAATGGAATTATGATTTCCTAAACGACAAGCCCCTTTCCCAGGGAGATTACAAATGGGAACCCATGAAAAGCAGTGACCTGCCTGACTTTTACAGCAGACCGCCTCACAAGCGAGTCTGGCCCTCTGGAAATGTGGACCATAACGGGAATCATGATTACCGAGTCCGACCGAGCTGTCCTACGAACGGGGCTGAGCTATCCGAGGAGACTGAGAAGAGCGAGAAGCAGACGCATTGTCACCACTCTCACAACCTGGCAAGGAAAAGACCTGCAAATCCAG AACCCCAAAGTACTGGTAAAAAGTCACATTCGAGTGAAAAGGATGCAGTTGTGTCAAAGTCAGTAGAACAGACACCCAGCAAAAACGATTCCAGGACACATGAACACTAA